AAGGTTGTGAACACCGGCGATGTGACGCTGGACAACGCTTATGTGGTGATCTGGACGACGACCCCATGGACGATGCCCTCGAATAAGGCCGTGGTCTATGGCGAGGGTATTTCCTATGGCCTCTACGAAGTCACTGGACGCCCCGAGGAGTGCTGGGCGCGGATCGGTGAGCGTTACTTGCTGGCCGATGACCGCGCCGCAGATGTGTTTGCGCGCGCGCGTCTGGATGACACGATGTATCGCCGTCTGTGCGATGTAACGCAGGAAGATCTGGCCAAGATCCAGCTGACCCACCCGCTGGCCGGGGCCGAAGGTGGCAACGGCGAATGGGACGACATTCGCGATTTCCGCGCCGCTGAGTTTGTGACCGACACCGAAGGCACCGGCTTTGTCCACTGCGCGCCGTCGCACGGGATGGAGGAATTCGAGCTTTACCGTGATCTGGGGATGTTGGAACAGGTCATCACTTACAACGTGATGGATGATGGCAGCTTCCGCGCCGATCTACCGTTCTTTGGCGGTAAATACATCCTGTCCCGCAAGGGCGGTGAAGGCGATGCGAACAAGGCCGTCATCGACAAGTTGGCCGAGGTTGGCGGGCTGCTGGCGCGTGGCAAAATCAAGCACAGCTATCCGCATTCGTGGCGCTCGAAGGCGCCGATCATCTACCGCAACACGCCGCAGTGGTTTGCCTCGGTTGACCGCAAGCTGGAGGACGGCATGGGCGAGATGGGCGACTCCATCCGTGAACGTGCCCTGCGCTCGATTGATGAACTGGTGAAATGGACGCCGCAGACCGGCCGCAACCGTCTGTATTCCATGATCGAAGCACGCCCGGACTGGGTTCTGTCGCGCCAACGCGCCTGGGGCGTGCCGCTGACCTGCTTCACCAAGAAGGGGGCATTGCCGACCGATGCGGACTACCTGCTGCGCAACGACGAACTTAATGCGCGTATCAAGGCGGCGTTTGAGAAGGATGGCGCAGACGTCTGGTACACCGACGGGTTCAAGGAGAAGATCCTCGACGGTATCGCGAACCCCGACGACTACGATCAGGTGTTCGACGTGCTGGATGTGTGGTTCGACTCTGGCTCGACCCACGCCTTTGTGCTGCGTGATCGTGAGGACGGGACCGCGGACGGTATCGCTGACGTCTATATGGAAGGCACCGACCAGCACCGCGGGTGGTTCCATTCGTCGATGCTGCAGGCTTGCGGCACCAAGGGGCGTGCACCATACCGCAACGTAGTGACCCACGGATTTACGCTGGATTCCAAGGGCAACAAGATGTCCAAATCGCTGGGCAACACCATCGTGCCGGAAGAGGTCGTTAAACAATACGGCGCCGATATCCTGCGCTTGTGGGTGGCTCAGACCGATTACACCGCCGACCAGCGGATCGGACCGGAGATCCTGAAAGGGACAGCCGACAGCTATCGCCGCCTGCGCAATACCATGCGGTTCATGCTGGGCTCGCTGGCGGACTTCACCAAAGCGGATCGGGTTGCGCCTGAAGATATGCCGCGCCTGGAACGCTGGGTGTTAAGCCGAATGGCCGATTTGGATGAGCAAGTGCGCAAAGGTTATGCAGCATTTGACTTCCAGGGTGTATTCAGCGCCGTATTCACCTTCGCCACGGTTGACCTGTCATCGTTCTATTTCGATGTCCGCAAAGACGCGCTTTATTGCGACGGTGACAGCCTACGCCGCCGTGCCGCGCGGACTGTGCTGGATATCCTATTCCACCGTCTGACCACATGGCTGGCCCCAGTTCTGGTCTTCACTATGGAAGAGGTCTGGCTGGAACGGTTCCCGGCCGATGATAGTTCGATCCATTTAATGGATTTCCCTGAAACGCCCGCTGATTGGCGCCATGAAGAACTGGAAGCCAGCATGGCCAAAGTCCGCCGCGTGCGCCGCGCCGTGACCGCTGCGCTGGAAATTCAACGTCAGGACAAGGTGATCGGATCCAGCCTTGAGGCCGCACCGATCGTGCATGTCGAAGATCAGGAAACCCGCGATCTGCTTGCGACCTTCGACGTGGATGACATGTGCATCACTTCTGGTCTGGCCGTCACAGGCGATCCGGCCCCGGCCGAGGCGTTCCGAGTGCCGGAAATCGAGGGCGTAGCTGTAGTGTTCGAAAAAGCCCAAGGTGACAAATGCCAGCGCTGCTGGAAAATCCTTCCTGATGTTGGGCTGCACGCCCATCCGGGCGTATGCGGGCGCTGTAACGAGGCGCTGAGCTGACATTCGAACGGAGCGCGAGAGAGAGATCGCTGATGCGAGGCTCTGCCTCGCGCTCCGAGGTATTTTTGGCCAGATGAAGAGGCGGATCGTCAGGATTCGGGTTGCAGGTGAGGTGAAACATCTGCAACCGTTCTCTTATGCCGATGATCGCCGTAGAAACTCAGTTTGGTTGCCTTGGTGTCGAAGAGACCAGCGGCGCCATCACGCGTCTTGTCTGGAATGGCCGTGACGAAGGTCTAGCCACCCCGGTTCTGCGAGAAGCGGCGGCGCAGTTGCGTGCCTATGACGAAGGGCGTTTGCAGCAGTTCGAACTGCCCTACCGGATCAAGGGATCGGAATTTCAGCGTCAGGTGTGCGATGCAATGTATGCTATCCCATTTGGTGATACGCGCACCTATGGCGAGTTGGCTAACGACCTTGGCTACTCGGCGCAGGCGGTTGGGCGCGGATGCGGGGGAAATCCCATCCCCATCATTATTCCCTGTCACCGGGTTCT
The Ruegeria sp. SCSIO 43209 genome window above contains:
- a CDS encoding methylated-DNA--[protein]-cysteine S-methyltransferase; amino-acid sequence: MPMIAVETQFGCLGVEETSGAITRLVWNGRDEGLATPVLREAAAQLRAYDEGRLQQFELPYRIKGSEFQRQVCDAMYAIPFGDTRTYGELANDLGYSAQAVGRGCGGNPIPIIIPCHRVLGADGKMVGFSGHGGVETKVALLRHEGAASLLI
- the ileS gene encoding isoleucine--tRNA ligase, encoding MCAETPDYKDTLNLPKTEFPMRAGLPKREPAWLDRWEKIGVYDRLREKEGRKPFTLHDGPPYANGHLHIGHALNKTIKDMIVRSHQMMGYDSRYVPGWDCHGLPIEWKIEEQYRKKGKNKDEVNIVDFRQECRKFAEGWIDIQREEFKRLGITGNWPDPYITMDYHAEAVIADEFMKFLMNGTLYQGSKPVMWSPIEKTALAEAEVEYHDKESFTIWVKFKVVNTGDVTLDNAYVVIWTTTPWTMPSNKAVVYGEGISYGLYEVTGRPEECWARIGERYLLADDRAADVFARARLDDTMYRRLCDVTQEDLAKIQLTHPLAGAEGGNGEWDDIRDFRAAEFVTDTEGTGFVHCAPSHGMEEFELYRDLGMLEQVITYNVMDDGSFRADLPFFGGKYILSRKGGEGDANKAVIDKLAEVGGLLARGKIKHSYPHSWRSKAPIIYRNTPQWFASVDRKLEDGMGEMGDSIRERALRSIDELVKWTPQTGRNRLYSMIEARPDWVLSRQRAWGVPLTCFTKKGALPTDADYLLRNDELNARIKAAFEKDGADVWYTDGFKEKILDGIANPDDYDQVFDVLDVWFDSGSTHAFVLRDREDGTADGIADVYMEGTDQHRGWFHSSMLQACGTKGRAPYRNVVTHGFTLDSKGNKMSKSLGNTIVPEEVVKQYGADILRLWVAQTDYTADQRIGPEILKGTADSYRRLRNTMRFMLGSLADFTKADRVAPEDMPRLERWVLSRMADLDEQVRKGYAAFDFQGVFSAVFTFATVDLSSFYFDVRKDALYCDGDSLRRRAARTVLDILFHRLTTWLAPVLVFTMEEVWLERFPADDSSIHLMDFPETPADWRHEELEASMAKVRRVRRAVTAALEIQRQDKVIGSSLEAAPIVHVEDQETRDLLATFDVDDMCITSGLAVTGDPAPAEAFRVPEIEGVAVVFEKAQGDKCQRCWKILPDVGLHAHPGVCGRCNEALS